From Schizosaccharomyces pombe strain 972h- genome assembly, chromosome: II, the proteins below share one genomic window:
- a CDS encoding carboxyl methyl esterase: MAFRKEELSQTLYENESEQSSETKELMLNNEESLSDWRNYFDEKLTIPGESGALNGTINGYLTLPQPDGCLLVLQHGAGSSAMSFAPVTQELLSNSDNKVGFLALDLRAHGETTLEPESDMSLETLSKDFTHAVSYVQRMFELDEKIILVGHSLGGAICAYCAFQKTIPNTSGLVVIDVVEGTAMEALGFMKTYLSNRPTSFKSIDDAISWHIKTLVTRNRLSACITVPSLLVQQEDGTFVWRTDLYKTSPYWMDWFKGLSDKFLRAPYGRMLIVAGTDRLDKTLTIGQMQGKYQLEILPETGHFVHEDVPAKISSLLLNFWHRNQPLVLPPKVGATPVLQ, from the coding sequence ATGGCATTTCGTAAAGAAGAACTCAGTCAAACACTCTATGAGAATGAATCTGAGCAATCATCCGAAACCAAGGAACTAATgttaaataatgaagagAGTTTAAGCGATTGGCGAAATTACTTTGATGAAAAGTTAACAATTCCTGGTGAAAGTGGGGCTTTGAATGGGACTATCAATGGGTACTTAACACTTCCACAACCAGATGGTTGCTTACTTGTTTTGCAACACGGTGCTGGCTCAAGTGCCATGTCATTTGCACCGGTTACACAAGAGCTCTTGAGTAATTCAGATAATAAGGTTGGTTTTTTAGCGTTGGACCTTCGAGCTCATGGAGAAACAACGTTAGAACCCGAATCAGATATGAGCTTGGAAACATTATCTAAGGACTTTACTCACGCAGTCTCCTATGTTCAACGTATGTTTGAgcttgatgaaaaaatcattttggTCGGACATAGCTTAGGAGGTGCCATTTGTGCTTACTgtgcttttcaaaaaactaTTCCCAATACTTCTGGACTTGTTGTCATTGATGTGGTTGAAGGGACTGCGATGGAAGCATTGGGTTTTATGAAAACGTACCTCTCTAATCGTCCTACTAGctttaaatcaattgatGATGCAATTTCTTGGCATATCAAGACTTTAGTTACTAGAAACAGATTATCGGCCTGTATTACAGTTCCTTCACTTCTCGTTCAGCAGGAAGATGGCACATTCGTTTGGCGAACCGATCTTTACAAAACATCGCCGTATTGGATGGACTGGTTTAAGGGTTTAAGTGACAAATTCCTAAGAGCACCATATGGAAGGATGCTTATTGTCGCTGGTACCGATCGTCTAGATAAAACGTTAACAATTGGACAAATGCAAGGAAAATATCAACTTGAGATTCTTCCTGAAACTGGTCATTTTGTTCATGAAGATGTTCCCGCTAAGATTTCCTCtctacttttaaatttttggcATCGCAATCAACCTTTGGTTTTACCTCCCAAAGTTGGTGCTACTCCTGTTCTACAGTAA
- a CDS encoding calreticulin/calnexin-like protein: MQTLLFYFFFINLIFAHDLNVKTYKPCTIPSVFSEQFTSEDITTWRSRWRAPVNKDLGVWDLVEAPGSHLRDEYGLITLKSNKPHILISNLENPTTRQSSSVPIVLSFQVKPTKPWTCGHAYVSLVHQSNPKNVSKEPPSVIRFGVKKCGMFDYISLSIISYDGKVSCHLYDAPPSGLVEGRTSMYTLLLQNTTVVIRRDQSVVYTGDVGTNFFHSPTKWITHSNVSNGYYTSRNIMSFLLSNNTNTSSYPFSVNGVELDVWNENAGVFINNIYFGFSLSDAMKFENETFIAKKILENSPCPNQPSIQPFGILMMLVSTIYGNFKNLYNCIKRNTIGYIYNSIYDFWITEGMLFPMRNMDIFKITAISIGLSIPVFLWLLK; the protein is encoded by the exons ATGCAAACCCTTcttttctactttttttttataaacttGATTTTTGCCCACGATCTCAATGTGAAGACATACAAA CCTTGTACAATTCCTTCCGTATTCTCTGAACAATTTACTTCTGAAGACATCACAACCTGGCGCTCTCGATGGCGTGCTCCAGTGAACAAAGATTTGGGGGTTTGGGACTTGGTTGAAGCACCAGGCTCCCACTTAAGAGATGAATATGGTTTAATTACTTTGAAAAGTAATAAACCTCATATTCTTATAAGTAACCTAGAAAATCCTACTACTCGACAATCGTCATCAGTACCAATTGTATTATCATTTCAAGTTAAGCCAACTAAGCCGTGGACCTGTGGACACGCTTATGTTAGTTTGGTACACCAATCAAACCCAAAGAATGTTTCAAAAGAGCCTCCGTCGGTGATCAGATTTGGCGTGAAAAAGTGCGGCATGTTTGACTACATTTCATTGTCTATAATTAGCTATGATGGTAAAGTTTCCTGTCATCTGTATGATGCACCGCCTTCTGGATTGGTTGAAGGAAGAACCAGTATGTATACTCTTTTGTTGCAGAATACAACCGTAGTTATACGAAGAGATCAATCTGTTGTTTATACAGGAGATGTAGGGACGAATTTTTTCCACTCGCCAACAAAATGGATCACTCATAGTAACGTTTCGAATGGATACTATACAAGTAGAAACATCATGTCCTTTCTTCTATCAAATAACACCAACACGTCGTCATATCCATTTAGTGTTAATGGCGTAGAATTGGATGTTTGGAACGAGAACGCTGGCGTGTTTATAAACAATATATACTTCggattttctttatcgGATGCTATGAAATTTGAGAACGAAACTTTTAtcgcaaaaaaaatacttgaaAACAGCCCTTGTCCCAATCAACCTAGTATCCAACCATTTGGGATATTAATGATGCTTGTTAGCACGATTTAcggaaatttcaaaaacttgTACAACTGtatcaaaagaaatacCATTGGTTATATTTACAACTCTATTTATGACTTCTGGATCACTGAAGGTATGCTTTTCCCAATGAGGAATATGGATATTTTTAAGATCACAGCTATATCTATTGGGCTTAGTATTCCGGTTTTTCTATGGTTGTTAAAATAA
- the aco2 gene encoding aconitase/ribosomal domain-containing protein gives MATFARMKLCLSGSSQAIPSKGISLVAARFQSTASRASYVTPPYEKLMGKLQQVRKFLPGQKLTLAEKVLYSHLVNPEESFSGVSPSDIRGSLYLKLNPDRVAMQDASAQMALLQFMTCGLEKTMIPASIHCDHLIVGHRGANSDIPDSIANNKEIFDFLQSAAKKYGIQFWGPGSGIIHQIVLENYAAPGGMMLGTDSHTPNAGGLGMIAIGVGGADAVDAMTNTPWELKAPKIIGVNLTGAMSGWTTPKDLILHLAGKLTVRGGTGHIIEYFGPGVASLSCTGMATVCNMGAEVGATTSIFPYTDSMRRYLIATHRAEVADAASEVHSEYNYLAADTGAKYDQIIDINLSELTPSLNGPFTPDLSTPVSKFGEAIEKNKWPKKLSAGLIGSCTNSSYQDMTCVVDVVEQAISAGLKPKVPFLVTPGSEQIRATIERDGITERLEEAGATVLANACGPCIGMWKRTDDIASGEPNAILTSFNRNFRSRNDGNPSTMNFLTSPVIVAAKIFSSDLAFDPTHDTLQTPDGKAFKFRPPQGVELPSAGFIAGDSSYIPEPNPQPVPETEVTIDPKSDRLEALEPFEPYQGGEMENLKVAVKVKGKCTTDHISAAGKWLKYKGHLSNICNNTLIGAMNAATGEVNRAYDNGKGMTIPELMWKWKKDGQPWLVVAEHNYGEGSAREHAALQPRAMNGRIILTKSFARIHETNLKKQGVLPLTFVNEADYEKIDAEDKVSTRGIEQLLEGVLDQPITLVVTKKDGSVVEIPCKHTMSKDQIEFFKAGSALNLIREKAHSGVVNQKVIDSIKQQPDHYADAYIFNRHFVIAKGDQLGLPFHLKGVQVGDTIRLDKIASFGSRDFTLFGNPYVDPSLFTIEAVVLSFPKSALSVRVKHKRRHRHDRVMKHKQTYTILRVTELKLN, from the exons ATGGCTACATTCGCTAGAATGAAGCTTTGCCTTTCGGGCTCTTCGCAGGCAATTCCATCCAAAGGAATTAGTTTGGTTGCAGCTCGATTCCAAAGCACTGCTTCGAGGGCTTCCTATGTGACACCGCCATATGAGAAGTTGATGGGGAAACTCCAACAAGTTCGCAAGTTTCTTCCTGGTCAAAAGCTCACTTTGGCGGAAAAGGTCCTTTATTCTCATTTGGTTAACCCTGAAGAGAGCTTCAGTGGTGTCTCTCCTTCAGACATTCGTGGCTCCTTGTACCTCAAACTGAATCCCGATCGTGTAGCCATGCAGGATGCCTCTGCTCAAATGGCCTTGCTTCAGTTTATGACGTGTGGTCTTGAAAAAACTATGATTCCCGCTAGCATTCATTGTGACCACTTGATTGTTGGTCATCGTGGTGCCAACAGTGATATCCCCGATAGCATCGCCAATAACAAGGagatttttgattttttgcaaagtGCCGCTAAAAAGTACGGCATACAGTTTTGGGGCCCAGGAAGTGGCATTATTCACCAAATCGTGCTAGAAAACTATGCCGCTCCTGGTGGAATGATGCTTGGAACAGATTCTCATACTCCCAACGCTGGTGGTTTGGGTATGATTGCCATTGGCGTTGGTGGTGCCGATGCCGTCGATGCTATGACCAATACACCATGGGAGTTAAAAGCTCCCAAAATCATCGGTGTCAACCTTACGGGCGCTATGTCTGGCTGGACTACTCCAAAAGACCTTATACTTCATTTGGCTGGTAAGCTTACCGTTCGTGGTGGTACCGGTCATATTATTGAATACTTTGGCCCTGGTGTTGCGTCCCTCTCTTGCACTGGTATGGCTACTGTTTGTAATATGGGCGCTGAAGTCGGTGCAACCACCTCAATCTTTCCTTATACCGATTCTATGCGTCGCTATCTAATTGCCACACACCGTGCAGAGGTCGCCGATGCTGCGTCGGAGGTTCATAGTGAATACAACTACCTTGCTGCTGATACTGGGGCTAAATATGATCAAATAATTGACATCAACCTTTCGGAACTTACCCCTTCCCTCAATGGTCCCTTCACTCCTGATTTGAGCACTCctgtttcaaaatttggtGAAGCCATtgagaaaaacaaatggcCTAAAAAGTTGTCGGCTGGCCTTATCGGTTCATGTACCAATTCTTCTTACCAAGATATGACTTGTGTTGTCGATGTTGTTGAACAAGCTATATCTGCTGGACTTAAACCAAAGGTTCCATTTTTGGTTACACCGGGTAGTGAGCAAATTCGCGCAACCATTGAACGTGATGGCATTACTGAACGCTTGGAAGAAGCTGGCGCTACTGTGCTGGCAAACGCATGTGGTCCATGCATTGGTATGTGGAAGCGTACCGATGACATTGCTTCAGGCGAGCCAAATGCTATTCTTACAAGTTTCAATCGTAATTTCCGCTCTCGTAATGACGGAAATCCATCGACTATGAACTTCTTGACCAGTCCCGTAATTGTGGCTGCCAAGATTTTTTCCTCTGATCTTGCATTTGATCCCACGCATGATACATTGCAAACACCCGATGGTAAAGCCTTCAAGTTTAGACCCCCTCAGGGCGTCGAGCTTCCTTCGGCTGGATTCATCGCTGGTGACTCTTCCTACATTCCTGAGCCTAATCCTCAGCCTGTTCCGGAAACCGAAGTTACAATCGATCCCAAATCTGATCGTTTGGAGGCCCTTGAACCCTTTGAGCCTTACCAAGGAGGAGAAATGGAAAACCTTAAGGTTGCAGTGAAGGTCAAGGGGAAGTGTACTACCGATCATATTTCTGCCGCTGGTAAATGGTTAAAATACAAAGGCCATCTTAGCAACATTTGTAACAACACACTTATTGGTGCAATGAATGCTGCTACTGGAGAAGTCAATCGTGCCTATGACAATGGCAAAGGCATGACAATTCCTGAGCTGATGTGGAAGTGGAAGAAGGATGGACAACCTTGGTTGGTAGTAGCTGAACATAACTATGGTGAGGGTTCTGCTCGTGAGCATGCAGCTTTGCAACCCCGTGCCATGAATGGTCGTATTATTTTGACCAAATCATTTGCCCGTATTCATGAGACTAATTTGAAGAAGCAAGGCGTTTTGCCTTTAACCTTCGTCAATGAAGCCGACTATGAAAAGATAGATGCAGAGGATAAGGTTTCCACTCGTGGTATTGAACAACTTTTAGAAGGTGTTTTGGACCAGCCTATTACCCTTGTCGTCACTAAGAAAGACGGTTCAGTTGTAGAGATTCCTTGCAAACACACAATGAGTAAAGACCAGATAGAATTTTTCAAGGCCGGTTCAGCTCTTAATTTGATTCGCGAAAAGGCCCATTCTGGCGTGGTAAATCAAAAGGTTATAGATTCAATAAAACAACAACCTGACCACTATGCTGATGCGTATATATTTAATCGTCATTTTGTTATAGCCAAAGGAGATCAACTAGGATTGCCTTTTCACTTGAAAGGTGTCCAGGTTGGTGATACGATACGACTTGATAAAATCGCTTCCTTCGGCTCAAGAGATTTTACTCTCTTTGGTAACCCGTATGTAGACCCTTCATTGTTTACGATTGAAGCGGTTGTATTATCATTCCCTAAAAGCGCATTAAGTGTTCGAGTAAAACACAAGCGTCGTCATCGTCATGATCGTGTAATGAAACATAAACAAACGTATACTATTTTAAG GGTTACGGAACTCAAACTGAACTAA
- a CDS encoding phosphatase activator — translation MSVITQAQEIPTVAANPDFNYEGDPIIIQLCDRDTVFELSRDQLLGLPESILMCLFPRGLLLDYEIQECQLTQRPLIFQTADFDPSLLQYILNYFQMAENRTANDEIALSPPPPSFPGKCGIILLKEDIEFFILPPISPTTNIAIEVSPNDLLKLKQRVAQRLLQQKKIFDCLHLENSTSEGSAEKNLVRMLCYSGFHEDDEWKRRIQEPHRACITSVTLTNLDFSADQGPVSDPEYFPVYHKLLLFWQKPARKCWWDSSTSITYNGIEFATWVRRVWTLELAVLGANTYETAAV, via the coding sequence ATGTCTGTGATAACTCAGGCTCAGGAAATACCTACTGTAGCAGCCAATCCCGATTTCAATTATGAAGGAGATCCTATTATTATTCAATTATGCGATCGTGACACAGTATTTGAATTGAGTAGAGATCAGCTTTTAGGCCTCCCGGAATCCATCTTGATGTGTTTATTTCCTAGAGGCCTGTTGTTGGATTATGAGATTCAAGAATGCCAACTGACTCAAAGGCcattaatatttcaaacaGCTGACTTTGATCCTTCATTACTTCAGTacatattaaattattttcaaatggCCGAAAATCGTACCGctaatgatgaaattgCATTATCACCACCTCCACCTTCTTTTCCTGGAAAATGTGGTATAATTCTGTTAAAAGAAGACATTGAGTTTTTTATCCTCCCACCCATTTCACCAACCACCAATATTGCCATTGAAGTTAGTCCGAACGATTTGCTTAAACTAAAACAACGTGTAGCCCAACGATTGCTGCAACAAAAGAAGATCTTTGATTGTTTACATCTCGAAAACTCCACCTCAGAAGGTTCCGCTGAAAAGAACCTTGTACGCATGCTTTGCTACAGCGGATTTCACGAAGATGACGAATGGAAACGGCGAATACAAGAACCACATCGCGCTTGTATTACTTCAGTCACTTTGACCAACCTAGATTTTAGTGCAGATCAGGGCCCTGTCTCTGATCCTGAATATTTTCCTGTTTATCACAAGTTGCTCCTCTTTTGGCAGAAACCAGCTCGGAAGTGTTGGTGGGATTCTTCTACCAGTATCACCTACAATGGGATCGAGTTTGCAACTTGGGTAAGAAGAGTTTGGACGTTGGAACTTGCTGTATTAGGCGCTAATACGTACGAGACTGCAGCGGTTTAA